The Collibacillus ludicampi region GTTTGAAATCCCAATTGTTCACAAAGGAGACGAAAAGCAGGAAACGAAGAGTAAGGTATGACACCAAACGCTTCGTCTGCAAAGTACACTTGCATTTGTCATCCCCCTTTATTGGATGCATTGACTTGGTTTGTGTTCATTTTATGAGAATCCCAAAAAAAAGTGAGGCGTGACATTCGCCAATATTGGTGGCACTATGCAAAAAATGGGCATTCGTGAATGAGCGCGAGGGAGGGGCCCCCCATAAGATATACTGTCTTAAAAACTACCTTGGAAGGGAAGATCATGTACATGAACGACATCAACCCGATAAAAGGGGCCCAACCAACGCCAACACCACCCGTACTGCAGCCCGAATGTATTGTAGCACGCAAAGTTTATGACTGGATCTTCGATCAAAACACCTATGAGAACAAAATTACCCTCCCCGAAGCGTGCCAAGCTTTAATTATTGCACGTCTCCAGTTAGGTCACAGGCTCAGCGTAAGATGTAATAGTACCCCGAATACTCCCCCATTCCCGCTACCGACGTTCCCGCCAATCCCTCCGGTATTTCCAACACCAACATCTGGCCCAGCGCCCACACTATTCCCATGTCCTGGAACATTCTGTGAATTCGATGCCACTCTTGCTACCAATGGATTCTGTAATGGGGTCCCTGTCAAAATCGTTCCGTTCCAATTCACAGCATGTATCACATTGGATATTCTCGACCTCACCCAAGGAGACGTTGTTTGTTCCGCAGTACCGGTTGTCGTTACATTCACAGAAGACGTTGCTCTCTGTCTCCCTGAACCGCTTGGCAATCAAAACATCCTGTGCGCGATCCTCGACGTTGTTTGTTCTGCCCAACTCGTTCCTTTCGATCAATCGGTTCTGTTGAGAGTCACGATATGTAAAGAGATTCAAGTGGAAGCAGATGTGAAATTGGAAATCATGGCCGCTTTCTGTACTCCTCGTGGTTTTTGTCCAACGTCGACACCGACACCTCCAACATGTCCTCCATTCCCATCATTCCCGCCGCAATGCAGAGGTCTCTTCCCGCCGGCGTAAAATCAGAATTTTGTCTGACAATGATCAATTCGTCTGCGTTTCATAGCTACTACAAGAATTGAGAGGAGTTTATACTTCTCTCTTTTTTTGCAACTATCCGCCCAATTTTTTATATGGATAATGTAATGACAGATTACGGGAGGAGAAACGTATGGATATAAGATCAGAAGGAATAAACGGAAAACTTCTTGAGGAGAAAATCGGGATGCTCAAGCAAAGGATTGCGAATTATCAGGAACAGGTTCACGAGAGAACACAAAAATACCAAGAAATATTAAAACGACAGGAAGATCTGATGGCTCGTTATCGAGAACAAATTCTGCAATATCAGGCGATGATCGCACAAAAAGATTCCGAAATTGCGGGTTATGAAGAACAAGTCGAGCAATATCAGGATACTCTCGATGATCAGAAATCCGCCCTGGCGCGTTACCGAGAACAGGAGCAATCGTACCAAAAATCTCTCGCACGGAAAGAAGAGCTCGTCAAACGTTATCAAAATGAAATTCAGCAATATCAAGGAGACCTTGAAGAAAAAGAGAATGTCATCGCGCGTTATCAGGAATTAGTGAAGCAATACCTTGATTCTCTCGAAGAGAAGGAATCCGTGATCGCCCGTTATCAGGAACAATTGCAGGAATACCGAGAAGCTTTGAAAGAAAAGGAAAAAGTGATCGACCGATATCAAGAACAGGAACATCAATACCAGGAGACCCTCAGGCGTAAGAAAGCAGCGATCACGCGTTATCTGGAACAAATCGAGCGATATGAAGAGACTCTCGAAGAGAGGGAAACCTTGATCGCCCGCTATGAAGAACAAATCCGGCAATACAAAGAAACCCTCGAAAAGAAGGAAACTTTAGCAGCTCTCCAACAAAATCATGACAGCCTCTCCACACAAAAGAATGAATTCGGACAGGATCAGGTGCAACGACATCCCTTCCTGCGTCAGCATCAAGTTCCATTTCATGCTGTAAGACATGAGCAGTTGAATTCAATAGATGTTAAGCCTCTGTTCGACAGCAATAACGCTAAATATAATGAAAAAACCGGAAACCCATTCTGATTTACGTCAGTGACCCTTCGAAAGGACAAAGAATAAATATGGTATAAACTGAGGAAGAAGGGAAGATCTGATCATGACATTTGATGAGATGCAGCAACTCTATAGGAAAGTAAAGACGGATATCGCGAATGAGCTCAAATCGAAAAAAACGGAAGTCACTCCACAAGAAAATAATAGTCAAGTTCACCAAGTGATTTCTCGTCCTATTCCACAGTCGTATCACGTTCAATCCCGAAGCTGTTGCGGGAGAGCAAGATAACAGTAATGTAGCAGTGTTCAGGTTCTCAATAACACGATCGGTTTGGAATGAAGTATGTAACCATTGTATGGAGCTATTGCCGTATGAAGCTTGCGGTCTATTATCAGGAACAAACGGGAAAGCGGAAACGGTTTGGGTAATCGAAAATGTAGCGCAAAGTCCGGTCGCATTCGAAATGAACATGGAACAAGTGAGAAGGGCTCTTCAGTTGATCGAGGAGAAAAAAGAAGAGCTGGTCGGTATGTACCACTCGCATCCGACTGCACCACCTGATCCGTCTGAACAGGATATTGTTCATGCGAACGATCTCGAACTCGCTTATTTAATTCTCTCCTTTGCAGGTAAAGTACCGGTCATGAAGGGGTTTCACATCCGGAAGAAAAAAGTCATCCCCCTTTCGCTGGATGTCATTGAAGACTCATACAAGTAGTTTGAACGGATTCCCGCTTAAGGGGATCCGCTTTTATTTAAAATTAGGAATTCATTGAAGACGAATTCTTTACAATCGTTTTCATAGGTAAAAAATTCCAATTAACAGTAACTGAAGCAATAAGGCTTTCATAGTATGTGAAGGGGGTGATGAGGAAGTGCAAATGGGAACGGTCAGCGTGATTATCCCTGTATACAACCATGAAGAATTTATAGGGGAAGCCATTGAGAGTGTGTTAGTCCAGTCCTATCCATATACACAAATCATTGTCGTGAATGACGGATCCACAGACGGAACGAAAGATGTTTTGGAAACATACAAAGGAAGAATCGAGGTCATTCATCAGTCCAACGCTGGGCCCTCCGCCGCAAGAAACAATGGGATCAGCAGAGCAACGGGGGAGTTTATTTGTTTCTTTGATTCCGATGACAAATTCTTGCCGGGAAAAATCGTGCGGCAATTATCGATTTTTCAAAGCCGGCCGGACGTAGGCCTTGTCCATACAGGGATCAATATCGTGCACAAAAATGGAGATTATTGGTACACGATGACAAAACCCGTCTATCATACGAGGGAAGAGCAGATCGTACGTCTGTTGGAAGCCAACTATATCGCTTGTCCCACTGTTATGATCAGGCGTGAATTGTTATCACAAGTAGGACTTTTTAATGAGAAATACCACAGAGCGGAAGATTACGATATGTGGCTGCGGCTCCTTACCTGTTGCAACTTTGCCGCGATTCCCGAACCATTGGTAGACTACCGATGGCATGGCAGAAATATAAGTGCATACCGGGATTTCGTTGCCGAGCAGGAAATAAAAGAAGCGGCGAGAAAAAGGTTTGCTGCCTTGGGATATAACCTTTGAGGATGAACGGAGAGACTTTTTAAGTCCGATTTCGTATGTCGGAATGATACAAGAAAATAAAGAAATAAGGGGTTTTTTATGCGCAGAGCGGTGGTCATTTTTGTGGAAAATCAACGAGATTTGATGCTGCAGTTTGGTTGTCTTTATACATCTCTACAATATATTCAATCGAAGGATACGGACCTCGTTGTATTTGGTCCTCAAGACACTTTACAAAAGCTGCCCGACGATTGTGTCAAGATTGAATGCCCTCCTCTGAGTGATCCTCCCGTATGGATGAACTATCGTTTTATTAATTCACTCAGTTGTCTAGTCAGCGATCATTCGGATGTATTGAATCAGTACGATTATTTATTGAGAACCGATGCGGATACCGTATTGACTCCCGCTTGGAATTCTTTTTACCCGGATCAATATACTACGGGCCAAGGATGGTATGTCAATAACCAGGATGTGAGCACAAACATAAAACGTGTTGCTCATTCGTTAGGTTTGAATCATCGAGGGATCCATAACATAGGCTCGACTCACTATGGTCCTCCAGAATTGGTGCGCGAAGTTTGCCGTTTAGCCGTATCTGTTACGCATCATATTCTCACTGAAGAATTTAAAGATCAGCACGGACAATGGCCTGGTTGGTACCGGGGCGTCGCATCGTTATACGGCGGTGAAATCGCCGTCAATCATCTGGTGGAACGTTTAAACCCCGATCGACAAAAATTAGATGCCTTCTGTACATCTCAAGAATCGATTCGAAATTATCCTCACATTCACTTCTGGCATACATTCGAAATGTTCTCCAAATTTCATTTTTCAGAAGGTTATTATGACCATTTCAGAATCGACCATATCGATATAGACCCCATTCGAAATTACTGCCTGTATATTGCACTAAAGTCGAGACGTGAAATGCCTTGGCTTGGGTGAAGGCAAACAAGTTCTTAGGCAAGGATGTGAGCAAAATGGAAAACCAAGAGAAGACATTGGTATCCTTGATTTTACCGGCAAAAAACGAAGGGAGTCATGTACGAACGACGATTCGATCCGCTTTTCAAGTGAAAACCGACTGTCCTTTTGAAATCATCGTGGTGGATGACGGTTCTGCGGACGGAAGTTGTGATTTCATTTCCACACATGAACGGGCCGAACAAATAACCCTTGTCAGGACGGAGGGAATCGGGGCGGCGGCGGCAAGAAATTTGGGGGCCGAACACGCGAAAGGAGAATACTTCATCTTCTGCGATGCCCACCTTTTTTTCGAAGATTTTTGGATTGAGCGCTTACTGGAGCCGATATTGACAGGTAAGGCTGATAGTACCACTCCCGGGATTGCGAATACCGGATTACCCAATTGGCCGGGCTATGGACAGACACTGGACGGGAATCTGAGTATCGTATGGCATACGGGAAAATTGAACTTGTTCCCGACCGCTGTCCTTCCCGGAGGCTGTTTCGCGATTCCTAAGCAAGTGTTCTTCGATATCGGAGGTTTTGACAAGGGCTTCCGGGTGTGGGGTTACGAAGATGTGGAGATTTCCATCAAAATGTGGCTGTTCGGCTATACATGTTATGTTGAGCCCGCCGTGAAAATTCTGCATGTTTTCCGTACCGCCCATCCGTATCAAGTGAGTTGGGATCATGTGTATTACAATATGCTGCGAATGGCATACAGCCATTTTAAGGAAGAACGAATTGAAAAGTGCAGAAAATTGGTTCAATATGCCAATCTGTCTGAAATCGAATCACAAGTGCTGGAAAATGGTGTGATGGAACAGAGAGAGATCTATATGAAACGGCGGAAATATGATGATGACTGGTATATGCAAACATTTAACATCCCCTTTTAGTTTTTCAGCGAAAAGGTTGGAACGAAAACCCTATAAGGTCGTGGAATAAAATGATGAAAAACAACATCAGTTTTTTTATCCCGGCATTCAATTGTGAGCCGACACTTCGGGAATCTGTGGAATCCATAATGGAAGGGAACTTTTCGGAAGGTGACGAGTTAATCATTGTGAATGATGGTTCCACAGACCGGACGGAAACTATTATGAATGAAGTAAGTGAAAAATATCCAAATAGCATTCGAATGATCAAACATCCGCGAAACAAAGGCGGGGGAGCGGCCAGAAATACAGCGGTCGAACATGCGAAACATGACCTTTTATTCTGTTTGGATGCAGACAATATCTTGGTTTCTGGAAGTATACTTCGATTGAGAGAATTTATGCTTCAAGAGGAAGCGGATGCTGCTTCCTTTCATGAAGTTCACTATTTTATAGGTTCAAAAAGTCACGTTGTTAATAAATGGACATATAAACTCGGAAGCTTCACGTTAGCCGATCTGTTATCCACCCATCTACATCCCGGATGCAGCGGGAACTATATGTTTACGAAAGAAAGCTGGCTACGCGCCGGTGGATATCCGGAGTATGCCGGAGCCCTTGATACCTGGGGATTTGCATTCAATCAATTGGCTACAGGGACGAAACTGGTCGTCATGCCGCATTCGTTTTATTATCATCGTACGGGGATTGAGTCTTACTGGATCCGGGAAAGCAGAAAGGGGAAAATAAGCCGAACTGCCATTCAATTGTTGATCCCTCATTTGGATCTGATTTCTGAAAGCGACGTAGACTATATTTTCAGTCCTGCAGGGCGTAATGGTTGGTTTCAAAATCTGGACAGTCGCCCCATTCGATTGAAAGGTGCAAATCCAGATACTCATCAACCTGTAAATCATCATATGAGCAATAAAACGGAACAGAATAAGAGTCCGGTTTTTACGAACAGGGGTTTTAGTGCGGCTTATTCGTATCCTCATGAAGGTTTTGGAAAAATCGTGTGGTCTCAAAAATTAATATGAATTGAATAAATGAAAACGATAGACGTACATTCTTATTTTTTGGAGGAAATGGCGTAATGAGAAAGAGTAAACGTATCTTAGTTACGGGAGGTGCCGGTTTCCTCGGATCCCACTTATGTAAAAAGCTGCTTGACCAGGGACATGAGGTGATCTGTTTAGACAATTTTTCAACTTCAACGAAAGACAATGTTTCAGATTTGCTCAATCATCCCGGCTTCGAACTTGTGAATCATGATGTTACAACCCCGTTCCGCTTTGAAGTGGATGAGATCTACAACCTCGCATGTCCGGCAAGCCCCGTGCATTATCAGTCCAACCCGATTCAAACGATAAAAACAAGTGTTTTAGGAGCCATAAACGTGCTGGAGCTCGCATATCAACTTCGGGCCAAAGTCTTGCATGCTTCGACTTCGGAAGTATATGGTGATCCTCTCATCCACCCGCAACCGGAGGATTACTGGGGAAATGTAAACCCTGTCGGCGTACGCAGCTGCTATGATGAAAGCAAGCGCTGTGCTGAAACGTTATGCTTTGAGTACTTTCGCAAATATGGTCTTGAAATCAAGATCATCCGCATCTTTAACACGTATGGCCCTAAGATGCAATGGAGTGACGGGCGTGTCGTCAGCAATCATATTGTTCAGGCGTTGAAAGGAGAAGAGATCACCATTTATGGAGACGGTAAGCAAACACGGTCCTTTTGTTACGTGGATGATCTCATTGACGGCATGCTAGCCATGATGGAAACGGAGAGCAACTTTTTGGGTCCCGTGAATCTGGGAAATCCAGCAGAGTTCACGATTCTTGAACTGGCTGAGAAAGTCTTGCGTCTGACAGGATCGAAATCGAAAGTGTCCTTTCTTCCATTCCCATCCGATGATCCAAAGCGGCGCAGACCGGATATCTCGCTGGCTAAGTCAAAACTCGGATGGCAACCTCGGGTCAGTTTGGAAGAAGGTTTGAAAGAAACGATCGCCTACTTTCGGAAGGTGTTCCAATGAAAATTTATATCTTACCTGTTCATCCACAATTCCAACCACCGAGTCAACCCTTTCGTTATCCGTCACATAGCGAAGACTATGGAGTGGAGCAAGATTTCCTTTTCTATTTGCAAGCCAATCAAGAATTACTCGCCCCTACTCCTGATTGTGCTGATTGGCACTACTTGCCGATTTTTTGGACGCGGTGGAATTTGAATCATGATTTTGGTCGAACAGGTTTGCATGAACTTAAACAAGAAGTTGACCGGGCGATCATCGATGACAGCAAAACATTCACCATATGCCAGAATGACGACGGTCCAATCGTTGATACAGGCAAAACCACACTCTTTTTAGCATCCCGCAAAACTCCAAACGGGGTCGATATCCCATTACTCTGTTCCCCTCATCAAGTACCTGCTATAAAGCCGGCAAAAAAATATCTCGCTTCGTTTATTGGAAATGTAAAAACACATCCGATCAGACATGAGATGGTGAATCAGCTCGTAGATCGACCCGATGTATATATCTATGATGGTCACTTGGGTACCCGCTTTTTTGTTGAAAAAGTTCTTGAATCCCTGATTGGGCTCTGTCCCAGGGGATACGGCGGCAGTTCCTTCAGATTCTTTGAGGTGATGCAGTTAGGTGTCGTTCCCTTCTTAATCGGTGATATCGATACGCGGCCGTTTAAAAAGTTCATACTTTGGGAAAATGTGAGCTTGTTTACGCAGTCGGTATCGGATGTAAACCGAATATTCAGTTCATTGAATCAACATGAGCTGTTAACGATGGGCAATTATGCGGCATATCTCTGGAGCCAATTGACCTATCAAAAGTGGTGTCCATTTGTCATACGTGAATTGGAGGAGCTGAGATGAGTTTAATTGACTTGTATCAGTTATTTAAAATTGAACTGATAGCGAATGTCGGAAAACTTGAATATCAAGCGTTTTTTGATGAGATGTATAAGTTATCTTTACAAGGGATGAATTTTGGGGGCGGTGCTGCTGTACAAGATAGCGGAGAATTGTATGCATTAAAATATATACGGGATAAACTCCAATACGTTGGAAACCATTTAACAGTATTTGATGTTGGTGCGAATGTTGGAGAGTTTACCTTATTTGTTTTACAGACATTGGGGAATATACGTCTATTATCTTTTGAACCGTCTTATGAAACATTTAAACAATTGGAGAATAATACCGTAGGTTACAAAAACATTGAGCTTTATAACATAGGATTTGGCGAAAAGAATACGACATTGACATTATATTCAAACCAGACGGGTTCAGGATTGGCGTCATTATATAAACGAAGACTTGATCATTTTGGTATCGATATGAATAACAAAGAAGAAGTGACAATTAAAACAATTGATGATTTTTGTAAGGAAAGGGGAATCGAAAAGAT contains the following coding sequences:
- a CDS encoding glycosyltransferase family 2 protein translates to MENQEKTLVSLILPAKNEGSHVRTTIRSAFQVKTDCPFEIIVVDDGSADGSCDFISTHERAEQITLVRTEGIGAAAARNLGAEHAKGEYFIFCDAHLFFEDFWIERLLEPILTGKADSTTPGIANTGLPNWPGYGQTLDGNLSIVWHTGKLNLFPTAVLPGGCFAIPKQVFFDIGGFDKGFRVWGYEDVEISIKMWLFGYTCYVEPAVKILHVFRTAHPYQVSWDHVYYNMLRMAYSHFKEERIEKCRKLVQYANLSEIESQVLENGVMEQREIYMKRRKYDDDWYMQTFNIPF
- a CDS encoding UDP-glucuronic acid decarboxylase family protein, with product MRKSKRILVTGGAGFLGSHLCKKLLDQGHEVICLDNFSTSTKDNVSDLLNHPGFELVNHDVTTPFRFEVDEIYNLACPASPVHYQSNPIQTIKTSVLGAINVLELAYQLRAKVLHASTSEVYGDPLIHPQPEDYWGNVNPVGVRSCYDESKRCAETLCFEYFRKYGLEIKIIRIFNTYGPKMQWSDGRVVSNHIVQALKGEEITIYGDGKQTRSFCYVDDLIDGMLAMMETESNFLGPVNLGNPAEFTILELAEKVLRLTGSKSKVSFLPFPSDDPKRRRPDISLAKSKLGWQPRVSLEEGLKETIAYFRKVFQ
- a CDS encoding exostosin domain-containing protein, yielding MKIYILPVHPQFQPPSQPFRYPSHSEDYGVEQDFLFYLQANQELLAPTPDCADWHYLPIFWTRWNLNHDFGRTGLHELKQEVDRAIIDDSKTFTICQNDDGPIVDTGKTTLFLASRKTPNGVDIPLLCSPHQVPAIKPAKKYLASFIGNVKTHPIRHEMVNQLVDRPDVYIYDGHLGTRFFVEKVLESLIGLCPRGYGGSSFRFFEVMQLGVVPFLIGDIDTRPFKKFILWENVSLFTQSVSDVNRIFSSLNQHELLTMGNYAAYLWSQLTYQKWCPFVIRELEELR
- a CDS encoding M67 family metallopeptidase; the encoded protein is MFRFSITRSVWNEVCNHCMELLPYEACGLLSGTNGKAETVWVIENVAQSPVAFEMNMEQVRRALQLIEEKKEELVGMYHSHPTAPPDPSEQDIVHANDLELAYLILSFAGKVPVMKGFHIRKKKVIPLSLDVIEDSYK
- a CDS encoding DUF7164 domain-containing protein, whose translation is MRRAVVIFVENQRDLMLQFGCLYTSLQYIQSKDTDLVVFGPQDTLQKLPDDCVKIECPPLSDPPVWMNYRFINSLSCLVSDHSDVLNQYDYLLRTDADTVLTPAWNSFYPDQYTTGQGWYVNNQDVSTNIKRVAHSLGLNHRGIHNIGSTHYGPPELVREVCRLAVSVTHHILTEEFKDQHGQWPGWYRGVASLYGGEIAVNHLVERLNPDRQKLDAFCTSQESIRNYPHIHFWHTFEMFSKFHFSEGYYDHFRIDHIDIDPIRNYCLYIALKSRREMPWLG
- a CDS encoding glycosyltransferase family 2 protein yields the protein MMKNNISFFIPAFNCEPTLRESVESIMEGNFSEGDELIIVNDGSTDRTETIMNEVSEKYPNSIRMIKHPRNKGGGAARNTAVEHAKHDLLFCLDADNILVSGSILRLREFMLQEEADAASFHEVHYFIGSKSHVVNKWTYKLGSFTLADLLSTHLHPGCSGNYMFTKESWLRAGGYPEYAGALDTWGFAFNQLATGTKLVVMPHSFYYHRTGIESYWIRESRKGKISRTAIQLLIPHLDLISESDVDYIFSPAGRNGWFQNLDSRPIRLKGANPDTHQPVNHHMSNKTEQNKSPVFTNRGFSAAYSYPHEGFGKIVWSQKLI
- a CDS encoding glycosyltransferase, with protein sequence MGTVSVIIPVYNHEEFIGEAIESVLVQSYPYTQIIVVNDGSTDGTKDVLETYKGRIEVIHQSNAGPSAARNNGISRATGEFICFFDSDDKFLPGKIVRQLSIFQSRPDVGLVHTGINIVHKNGDYWYTMTKPVYHTREEQIVRLLEANYIACPTVMIRRELLSQVGLFNEKYHRAEDYDMWLRLLTCCNFAAIPEPLVDYRWHGRNISAYRDFVAEQEIKEAARKRFAALGYNL
- a CDS encoding FkbM family methyltransferase, coding for MSLIDLYQLFKIELIANVGKLEYQAFFDEMYKLSLQGMNFGGGAAVQDSGELYALKYIRDKLQYVGNHLTVFDVGANVGEFTLFVLQTLGNIRLLSFEPSYETFKQLENNTVGYKNIELYNIGFGEKNTTLTLYSNQTGSGLASLYKRRLDHFGIDMNNKEEVTIKTIDDFCKERGIEKIHFLKLDVEGHELRVLQGAKEMINANAIDFIQFEFGGCNIDSRTYFQDFYYYLNDNYRIYRIVKDGLYPIDRYDERYEIFITTNYLAERR